CAGCGTCGTCTTCGCAATCTCACGCGCAAACTCGACACGATGGACCTCGGACACGTTGTCCAACACGGCGATCGGCGCTCCGTAGCGCAGTAGAATACGTTTGGCGTCGACAGTGACGGAATCGTTCACGTTTCCCCCAGAACCATGCCGCGGATGAGGTGGCGAAAGCGGCAAGGGATAATAACATAGACCATTCGCATCGAGTGAAACGGCGCTTCTTGGCGTTCTGCGCGCTGGTCGTCGTGCCGTGCGGTGTAGCCTCCGGGGCCGCGGGTCGCGCCGCCGACGATGCGTGGGAGGAGCTCGCGCACGTGTCGGCGGCCCGCATCGCACAGTTGGCTCTCGGCGCGCTCGAGCAGGAGCTGGGGGCTGTGGTCGACTCGCTGCTAGGCTCCGCCGATCCGCTACCCAGCCCGGACACCACGATCGAGGCGGTTCGCCTGGCCATGGCGGGCGACACCGTGTCGGCCCTCGATCCGACGGCTTCGGGCGTCGAGGTGATGGTCCTGTTTCCGGACGCCGAAGGCCTGCTACGCTTCGCCAACGGCATGTTGGTCCCCGTGGCTGCCGTTCTGGTGGGTCGGGTCGCTCGAGCGCGCGTCGGCCTCTATCTGAACGGTGAGCTGTGGAGCGCCACGGACCCGCCACCGTCCGTGGAAGTGATCGACCGGGAGACGCTGCTCGCGGTATCGCGAACACCGGGCGGTGTAAGGAGCGACGCCGGAAGCATCGTTGCCATGGACCCGCGCAGTGGACTCCCCGCCGCGATCGCGGCGTTCGCCCAGCTGGAGGGCCGTGGCGAGCAGGCCGTCCCGCTGGCGGTCCGACTCGTAGTCGGCCTGCTCCTGCTCTTTTCGGCGGTCGCCGCCTGGATCCTATTCGCGAAGGTGAGTGGTTCGGAAAGGGAAGTGGCACCGAGTCGTGCAGCATTGATTCTGCTGGTGTGCGTTCCCCTCTTTACTCTCTTGGGCATGCTCGCGCACGTGCAACGCACGTTCGATGCCGCCGCCCGCGAGCATGTCACCCGGGACCTGGCCCAGACCCTGACCGTTGTCGGCACGCTGGGCATCGGAGAGTCACCGGCCGGAGCACGCGCCCTGAGCGGCTTCCATGCGGCTCGCATCCAGGGAGGTGTCGTGACGGCCTCCACCCTCGCTGGCGACGCGGCGGCGTTGGGAGCGGTGCCATCGGCCCGGATCGGAGCGCTGCGCAAACGGTTGATGCTGATCAGCGGTGTGCTGGTGGGCTGGCTGCTACTCGTCGCGGGCAGTCTGACCGTACGCTCGAACCGTGCTGAGAACAGCTAGTTCATCAGATTCGGCTCGTCGTCGTCATCCATCTCGACCAGCGGCGACGGCAGTACGAATGGGCCACTCAACTCGAAACGCGGCACCTCTACCCTGAACTGCTCCCCGTCGGGGCGGACGAAGGTGTAGTATCCCTCCATGTATCCGACGGGTGAGCGGAGTACGCAGTAGCTCTGGTACTGGTGGGAGTCTCCGGGCCCGAGCGTAGGCTGCTCACCCACCACGCCTTCGCCATCGATCTCGGTGTCCTCTCCCGAAGCATCGTGAATATGCCAGTGCCGGAAGAGGAGTTGGGCCGAGGTCTTGCCCTCGTTCCGCAACATGATGTCGTAGGAGAACACGAACTTGCCGCCCTCCGGGTTGGAGTCGGCGAGCGAAAACCGGGGTCGAACCCGGACAAGGATACCGTCGGTGGCTTGCTCGTAGCGCATGACGGATGCTAACACCGACGGCGCAAGCACGCAGCCCGCTAGCAGCCCGTGGTAGAAGTACAGTGGGCCGCCACCCGCAAGCGGGTACCCGGGGGTCTCGCGAGTTCAAGAGTAGGAAGGACGACGAGTCGTAGCCGTAGCGGGCACCGCCGCCGAAGGCGGTGGTC
The Gemmatimonadota bacterium genome window above contains:
- the apaG gene encoding Co2+/Mg2+ efflux protein ApaG; protein product: MRYEQATDGILVRVRPRFSLADSNPEGGKFVFSYDIMLRNEGKTSAQLLFRHWHIHDASGEDTEIDGEGVVGEQPTLGPGDSHQYQSYCVLRSPVGYMEGYYTFVRPDGEQFRVEVPRFELSGPFVLPSPLVEMDDDDEPNLMN